The following coding sequences are from one Anguilla rostrata isolate EN2019 chromosome 16, ASM1855537v3, whole genome shotgun sequence window:
- the usb1 gene encoding U6 snRNA phosphodiesterase 1 isoform X1, with the protein MLVSYSSSSEEDEENEGRDKRKHKRCKNDDSPPTSKKLRCVTATQDCCTQMAAFHPTQAKPRLPLPGCVLEMFSEPEDPSTEDSSLHGGRVRSFQHERGNWATYVYLPYAPDEGFLDLVGEMVQVVSARGLSLTWAEEFHVSLSQTVVLRHHWIQPFVLSLRKGLASYPRMVCLAEKMNVYTNEQKTRTFLGVEVTTGHAQLLEVVRAVDQTMEEFSLSTFYKNPSFHVSLAWSVGDCADQLRSQCLQELQATLDSHEEGSFLLRLACEELRCKSGNKVFTFPLH; encoded by the exons ATGTTAGTCAGCTACAGCAGCAGCTCCGAAGAAGACGAGGAAAACGAAGGCAGGGATAAAAGGAAGCATAAACGTTGTAAAAACGATGACTCCCCACCGACTAGCAAAAAGCTCAGATGTGTCACAGCAACACA GGATTGCTGCACCCAAATGGCCGCGTTCCACCCTACCCAGGCAAAGCCCCGCCTGCCGTTGCCAGGTTGCGTACTCGAAATGTTCAGCGAACCCGAGGATCCGTCAACTGAGGACAGTTCGCTACATGGCGGGAGAGTGCGATCTTTCCAACACGAGAGGGGCAACTGGGCTACATATGTGTACCTTCCGT ACGCACCTGATGAGGGGTTCCTGGACCTGGTGGGGGAGATGGTGCAGGTGGTGTCGGCCCGTGGCCTCTCTCTGACCTGGGCGGAGGAGTTCCACGTCAGCCTGTCTCAGACGGTGGTCCTGCGGCACCATTGGATCCAGCCCTTCGTGCTGTCCCTTCGTAAGGGGCTGGCCTCCTACCCACG gATGGTGTGTTTGGCTGAAAAGATGAATGTATACACCAATGAGCAGAAGACCAG GACCTTTCTGGGTGTGGAAGTCACCACTGGGCACGCTCAGCTGTTGGAGGTCGTGAGGGCCGTGGACCAGACCATGGAGGAGTTCAGTCTGAGCACCTTCTACAAG AACCCCTCCTTCCACGTCAGCCTGGCCTGGTCCGTGGGCGACTGCGCAGACCAGCTGCGCAGCCAatgtctgcaggagctgcag GCCACTCTGGACTCCCACGAGGAAGGGTCCTTCCTGCTGAGACTGGCCTGTGAGGAGCTCCGCTGCAAATCCGGGAACAAAGTCTTCACCTTCCCCCTgcactga
- the usb1 gene encoding U6 snRNA phosphodiesterase 1 isoform X2 produces the protein MAAFHPTQAKPRLPLPGCVLEMFSEPEDPSTEDSSLHGGRVRSFQHERGNWATYVYLPYAPDEGFLDLVGEMVQVVSARGLSLTWAEEFHVSLSQTVVLRHHWIQPFVLSLRKGLASYPRMVCLAEKMNVYTNEQKTRTFLGVEVTTGHAQLLEVVRAVDQTMEEFSLSTFYKNPSFHVSLAWSVGDCADQLRSQCLQELQATLDSHEEGSFLLRLACEELRCKSGNKVFTFPLH, from the exons ATGGCCGCGTTCCACCCTACCCAGGCAAAGCCCCGCCTGCCGTTGCCAGGTTGCGTACTCGAAATGTTCAGCGAACCCGAGGATCCGTCAACTGAGGACAGTTCGCTACATGGCGGGAGAGTGCGATCTTTCCAACACGAGAGGGGCAACTGGGCTACATATGTGTACCTTCCGT ACGCACCTGATGAGGGGTTCCTGGACCTGGTGGGGGAGATGGTGCAGGTGGTGTCGGCCCGTGGCCTCTCTCTGACCTGGGCGGAGGAGTTCCACGTCAGCCTGTCTCAGACGGTGGTCCTGCGGCACCATTGGATCCAGCCCTTCGTGCTGTCCCTTCGTAAGGGGCTGGCCTCCTACCCACG gATGGTGTGTTTGGCTGAAAAGATGAATGTATACACCAATGAGCAGAAGACCAG GACCTTTCTGGGTGTGGAAGTCACCACTGGGCACGCTCAGCTGTTGGAGGTCGTGAGGGCCGTGGACCAGACCATGGAGGAGTTCAGTCTGAGCACCTTCTACAAG AACCCCTCCTTCCACGTCAGCCTGGCCTGGTCCGTGGGCGACTGCGCAGACCAGCTGCGCAGCCAatgtctgcaggagctgcag GCCACTCTGGACTCCCACGAGGAAGGGTCCTTCCTGCTGAGACTGGCCTGTGAGGAGCTCCGCTGCAAATCCGGGAACAAAGTCTTCACCTTCCCCCTgcactga
- the pla2g15 gene encoding group XV phospholipase A2: MVSYNGLILPLLQLFCVAFCYGTPINKNPGNSSAARPPVVLIPGDLGNQLEAKLDKPSVVHYICYKKTNDYFTLWLNMELLVPVAIDCWIDNMRLIYNWRKRRTEAPPGVNVRVPGFGKTYPLEYLDPSKQSVGMYFFTIAQALADWGYTRDDDLRGAPYDWRKAPNENKPYFLALQQMIEEMAHKAGGPVVLIAHSMGNMYALYFLSQQPQSWKDRYIRSFVSLGAPWGGVAKTLRVMASGDNNRIPLISSLKIRAQQRTAVSTPWLLPYGNVWPADKVLVFTPNENYTLGDYQRFFSDIAFEEGWAMRHDTEPLVNVLEPPGVPVHCLYGTGVDTPEAFHYGAGFPDVEPTVDYGDGDGTVNLRSALACQRWVGRQTQPVRLQELPGSEHVSMLLNYTTIAYIKTVLFAP; the protein is encoded by the exons ATGGTGTCCTATAATGGGCTGATTCTGCCGCTGCTCCAGCTGTTTTGTGTGGCATTTTGCTATGGAACTCCAATAAACAAAAACCCTGGCAACTCCAGCGCGGCGAGACCCCCTGTCGTCTTGA TTCCAGGCGACCTGGGGAACCAGCTGGAGGCGAAGCTGGACAAGCCCAGCGTGGTCCACTACATCTGCTACAAGAAGACCAATGACTACTTCACCCTGTGGCTGAACATGGAGCTGCTGGTGCCGGTGGCCATCGACTGCTGGATCGACAACATGAG GCTGATCTATAattggaggaagaggaggacagaggcGCCCCCAGGGGTGAATGTGAGGGTTCCGGGGTTTGGGAAGACGTACCCCTTGGAGTACCTGGACCCGTCGAAGCAGAGCGTCG GGATGTACTTCTTCACCATAGCGCAGGCGCTGGCAGATTGGGGGTACACTCGAGACGACGACTTACGGGGAGCTCCTTACGACTGGCGCAAGGCTCCGA ATGAGAACAAGCCGTACTTCCTGGCCCTGCAGCAGATGATCGAGGAGATGGCGCACAAGGCGGGCGGGCCCGTGGTGCTCATCGCCCACAGCATGGGGAACATGTACGCCCTCTACTTCCTCAGCCAGCAGCCCCAGTCCTGGAAGGACCGCTACATCCGGAGCTTCGTCTCCCTGGGGGCCCcctgggggggcgtggccaagaCCCTGCGCGTCATGGCCTCCG gcgaTAACAACCGCATCCCGCTGATCAGCTCGCTGAAGATCCGCGCCCAGCAGCGCACGGCGGTCTCCAccccctggctcctcccctaCGGCAACGTCTGGCCCGCCGACAAGGTGCTGGTGTTCACGCCCAACGAGAACTACACGCTGGGCGACTACCAGCGCTTCTTCTCCGACATCGCCTTCGAGGAGGGCTGGGCCATGCGCCACGACACGGAGCCGCTGGTCAACGTCCTGGAGCCGCCCGGCGTCCCCGTGCACTGCCTGTACGGGACGGGCGTGGACACGCCCGAGGCCTTCCACTACGGCGCCGGCTTCCCCGACGTGGAGCCCACCGTGGACTACGGCGACGGCGACGGGACGGTGAACCTGCGGAGCGCCTTGGCCTGCCAGCGCTGGGTGGGCCGCCAGACGCAGCCGGTCCGCCTGCAGGAGCTGCCGGGGAGCGAGCACGTGTCCATGCTGCTCAACTACACCACCATCGCCTACATCAAGACCGTGCTGTTCGCCCCCTGA
- the lcat gene encoding phosphatidylcholine-sterol acyltransferase: protein MEFLRALAPVLLLLLALQHAAAFWILNIIFPPNANGKSRHNQNNSTPPVIIVPGNLGNRLEAKIDKPALVHWLCYKKTDDYFPLWIDLNMFMPIGLDCWIDNIRIVYNRTTRKATNAPGVDVRVPGFGQTYPVEFLDANRLTGYFHTMVQHLVNLGYVRNETIRAAPYDWRIAPNQHAEYFSRLKKLVEEMYEEYQHPVYLLGHSMGCNYILYFLNHQPQAWKDRYIRSFISLGAPWGGAVKTLRVLASGENDGIPLVSTIKIREEQRMTTTNPWMIPTMEAWHSDHVLISTPSFNYTNKDYQRFFTDINFEDGWYMWEDTKDLTAGLPPPGVEVHCLYGVGLPTPVTYVYDENFPNADPVDILYDDGDDTVDSRSMSLCKRWVGKQDQPVHITELRRLPHLDIVFDSRVLTLIQNILLGPLSEEPDPTEDPPSLDAPDHGPAPNPPAVTDQPPTDSPASTNYTAGL from the exons atggaGTTTTTGCGTGCCCTGGCACCCGTTCTACTGCTGCTCCTGGCGCTCCAGCACGCCGCCGCCTTCTGGATCCTCAACATCATCTTCCCGCCCAACGCCAACGGCAAGTCCCGGCACAACCAGAACAACAGCACCCCACCTGTGATCATAG TGCCGGGGAACCTCGGGAACCGTCTGGAGGCCAAGATCGACAAGCCCGCCCTGGTGCACTGGCTCTGCTACAAGAAGACCGACGACTACTTCCCCCTGTGGATCGACCTCAACATGTTCATGCCCATCGGCCTCGACTGCTGGATCGACAACATCCG GATCGTGTACAACAGGACGACCCGAAAGGCCACCAATGCCCCCGGGGTGGATGTAAGGGTCCCGGGGTTTGGCCAAACGTACCCGGTGGAGTTCCTGGATGCAAACAGGTTGACTG GGTACTTCCACACAATGGTCCAGCACCTTGTGAACCTGGGGTACGTCCGCAACGAGACCATCCGCGCAGCTCCCTACGACTGGAGGATCGCCCCCA ACCAGCACGCGGAGTACTTCTCGCGGCTGAAGAAGCTGGTGGAGGAGATGTACGAGGAGTACCAGCACCCCGTCTACCTGCTGGGCCACAGCATGGGCTGCAACTACATCCTGTACTTCCTGAACCACCAGCCGCAGGCCTGGAAGGACCGCTACATCAGGAGCTTCATCTCGCTGGGCGCACCCTGGGGTGGGGCCGTCAAAACCCTCAGGGTGCTGGCTTCAG GTGAGAACGACGGCATCCCGCTGGTGTCCACCATCAAGATTCGCGAGGAGCAGCGAATGACCACCACCAACCCCTGGATGATCCCCACCATGGAGGCCTGGCACAGCGACCACGTCTTGATCTCCACCCCCTCTTTCAACTACACCAACAAAGACTACCAGCGCTTCTTCACGGACATCAACTTCGAGGACGGCTGGTACATGTGGGAGGACACCAAGGACCTGACAGCCGGCCTGCCCCCTCCTGGTGTGGAGGTGCACTGCCTGTACGGAGTGGGGCTCCCCACCCCGGTCACCTACGTGTACGACGAGAACTTCCCCAACGCCGACCCCGTGGACATCCTGTATGACGACGGCGACGACACAGTGGACAGCCGCAGCATGAGCCTGTGCAAGCGGTGGGTGGGGAAGCAGGACCAGCCCGTCCACATCACCGAGCTCCGCCGCCTGCCCCACCTGGACATCGTCTTTGACTCCCGCGTGCTCACCCTCATCCAGAACATCCTGCTGGGCCCGCTGAGCGAGGAGCCCGACCCCACGGAGGACCCCCCCAGCCTCGACGCACCCGATCATGGCCCCGCCCCTAACCCCCCCGCCGTGACCGACCAGCCCCCCACCGACTCCCCTGCGTCAACCAATTACACGGCGGGGCTATAG